The Streptomyces sp. NBC_01317 genomic interval CGAAGGAGATCGCGCAGCGGTACGACTTCAAGAACGTCGGAGCGTCGATCGACTGGTCCGGCGAGAAGATCCTGATGCAGGCGAACTCGGAGGAGCGGGTCAAGGCGATCCTCGACGTCTTCCAGTCCAAGCTGATCAAGCGCGGGATCTCGCTGAAGTCGCTGGACGCGGGTGAGCCGCAGCTCTCCGGCAAGGAGTACAAGATCTTCGCCACGATCGAGGAGGGCATCTCCCAGGACAACGCCAAGAAGGTCGCGAAGATCATCCGGGACGAGGGCCCCAAGGGCATCAAGGCGCAGGTCCAGGGCGACGAGCTGCGGGTCAGCTCGAAGAGCCGGGACGACCTCCAGACCGTGATCTCCCTGCTCAAGGGGCGTGACTTCGACTTCGCCCTCCAGTTCGTGAACTACCGGTGACGACGGCGGTACGGGGGCGGGGCGGCCGGTCCGCCCCCGCCTCCGCACCCTTCCTCCGCACGCCGGACCTCCCGGTCCCATGAGCGGCGAGCTGTTCCCGAGGCCGCGGGAGGTGGTCGCGCCCGGGGCGGTGCACGTACCTGCGTGGCTGTCCGGGGAGCGGCAGCGTGAGCTGGTACGGGCCTGCCGGGAGTGGGCCCGGGGTCCGGTGCCGATCCGGCACACGGTGCTGCCGAACGGGGGCGTGATGTCCGTACGGACCGTCTGTCTCGGCTGGCACTGGCAGCCCTACCGCTACACACGCACGGCCGGGGATGTGAACGGCGCCCGGGTGGCGGCGTTTCCGCCCTGGCTGGTGGAGTGGGGCAGGGCGGCGGTGGCCGAGGCGTACGGCGATCCGGCGGGCGCGGCCGCGTACACCCCCGACACCGCGCTGATCAACTTCTACGACGGCGACGCGACGATGGGCATGCACCAGGACAAGGACGAGAAGTCCCTCGCTCCGGTGGTGTCCCTGAGCATCGGGGACAGTTGCGTCTTCCGTCTGGGCAACACGGAGAACCGGGGGCGGCCGTACCGGGACGTGGAGCTGTCCTCCGGGGACCTCTTCGTCTTCGGAGGGGCGTCGCGCCTGGCGTACCACGGCGTGCCCAAGGTCCGCCCGGGGACGGGCGATCCGGCCACGGGGATGGCCGGCGGGCGGTTGAACATCACCTTGCGGGAGACCGGGCTGGGTGGGTGAGCGGTGGTCGGTGGGTCCCCGTCGGCGGGTCCTGGCCGTCGGGGCCCTGTCAGCGCGTCCTGGAGCGGGAGTTGCCGAAGAGGAGCCGGTAGATCACCAGCAGGACAAACGCCCCGCCGATGGCCGCGAGCCAGGTGGGCCCGTCGTAGAAGTCCTTGTTGATGGGGTGGTCGAGCCAGCGCGCCGATATCCAGCCGCCGACGAAGGCCCCCGCGATACCGATGAGCGTCGTACCGATCAGCCCACCCGGGTCCCGTCCCGGGAGCAGAATCTTGGCAACGGCTCCGGCGAGGAGTCCGAGAATGATCCAGCCGAGGATGCCCATGTCCTGAACCTGCCTTTCGTGCGGTGTTGTCCCGGAAGACGCCCCGGGGACCGGGCGCGGTTGCGGAGATCCGTAGCCTGCGCCGTATGACACAGGAGTTGCGGCGCACGCTGGGCGTGTTCGACGCGGTGGTGGTCGGACTGGGGGCGATGGTCGGGGCGGGGATCTTCGTCGCTCTGGGGCCCGCGGCGAAGGCCGCGGGGTCGGGTCTGCTGCTGGGGCTCGGGCTGGCGGCGGTGGTCGCGTACTGCAACGCCATGTCGTCCGCCCGGCTGGCCGTCCTCTACCCCGCATCCGGTGGGACATACATCTATGGGCGGGAACGGCTCGGCCCGTTCTGGGGGTACCTGGCGGGCTGGGCGTTTGTCGTGGGGAAGACGGCGTCGTGCGCGGCCATGGCCCTGACGGTCGGCGCGTACCTGTGGCCGGGGCGGGAACACGCCGTGGCCGTGGCGGCTGTCGTGGCGCTGACTGCCGTGAACTACCGGGGCGTTCAGAAGTCCGCGTGGCTGACACGGGTCGTGGTGGCGGTCGTGCTCGTGATCCTCTCCGTGGTCGTGGTGGTGTGCCTCGGCTCGGACGCGGCCGGGGCGGGGCGGCCGGTGCCGGTCGCGGACGCGTCCGCCGGCGGGGTGCTCCAGGCAGCGGGCCTGCTGTTCTTCGCCTTCGCGGGGTACGCGCGGATCGCCACGCTGGGCGAGGAGGTGCGTGATCCGGTCCGTACGATCCCGCGTGCCGTGCCACTCGCGCTCGGTATCGCGCTGGTGGTGTACGCGGCGGTGGCCGTGGCGGTCCTTTCCGTGCTGGGGGCCGGTGAGCTGGGGCGGGCGTCGGCGCCGCTCACCGATGCCGTACGGGCCGCGGGCGCGTCGTGGCTCGTACCGGTGGTGCGGGCCGGAGCCGCGGTGGCGGCGCTCGGCTCACTGCTGGCGCTGATCCTGGGGGTGTCCCGGACGACACTGGCGATGGCGCGGGACGGGCATCTGCCGGGCGGGCTCTCCGCCGTCCATACGCGCTTCCATGTGCCGCACCGGGCGGAGCTGGCGGTGGGCGTCGTGGTCTCCGTCGTGGCGGCCACCACGGACGTGCGCGGGGCGATCGGTTTCTCGTCGTTCGGCGTACTGGCCTACTACGCGATCGCCAACGCCTCGGCGTGGACGCTGGGCACGGGCCGGGCGGTCGGCGCCGGCCGGGTGCGGGCGGCGGGTGGACTGGTGGGCTGTGTGGCGCTGGCGTGGGCCCTGCCGCTCGCCTCGGTGATCTCCGGTGCCGGGGTGCTGGCGATGGGAGCACTCGTCTACGCCGGGCGGCGGCGCCGGCCGGGGCGGAGGACTCAGGCCGCGGGTATGTAGGTGCGGAAGTCCGGCCAGGGCCGGGCCTCCGCGTCGCTCTCCTCGTCCTCCGACCAGGACGTGCCGTCGACCCAGTCACGCTGCCACGCGGCGAGGGCCGGGAACAGGACGGGTCCGGCCGGGGCCGCGGCCTCCGGCGACTGCTCGGTGTCGGTCATGTGTTCATGGTGGACCATGGCACTGACAATGGGCCTGGAACCACTCCGACCTGCGGTTTCTCTCCGCAGGTCGGTCCGTGGGCCCGTGCGGGCGACCCTGCCTCAGCGCACCACGAACGGCTGGTCGGTCGGCACGATCTCCTTGCCCAGCGGCATCAGCGAGATCGGGATCAGCTTGAAGTTGGCGAGGCCCAGCGGGATGCCGATGATCGTGACGCACAGCGCGATGCCCGTGAAGATGTGGCCGAGAGCGAGCCACCAGCCGGCCAGGACCAGCCACAGGATGTTGGCGACGAACGACGGTGCGCCCGCGTCGGGGCGGTCGATCGCCGTGTAGCCGAACGGCCACAGGGCGTAGAAGCCGATGCGGAAGGCCGCGAGGCCGAAGGGGATTCCGATGATCGTGACGCAGAGCACCAGCCCCGCCACGACATAGGCCAGGAACATCCAGAAGCCGCACAGCACGAGCCAGACCACATTCAGGAGAGTTCTCATGATCGTCGACCTGCCATTCGCTCTAGTCGGGCGATACGTTCCGCCATCGGCGGATGCGTGGAGAACAGCTTGGACACCCCCTGGCCAGGGCGGAAGGGGTTCGCGATCATCATGTGGCTCGCGGTCTCGATCCGCGGCTCGGACGGTAGGGGCAACTGTTTCGTCCCCGCATCCAGCTTACGCAGCGCGCTGGCGAGGGCCAGCGGGTCGCCGGTGATCTGGGCGCCCGAGGCGTCCGCCTCGTACTCGCGGGAGCGGCTGACGGCCAGCTGGATCACCGAGGCGGCGAGCGGCCCCAGGACCAGGACCAGCAGGAAGCCGACGATGCCGGGGCCGTCGTCGTCGTCCGAGCGGCCGACGGGGATCAGCCAGGCGAAATTCACCAGGAACATGACGACCGAGGCGAGCGCACCGGCGACCGACGAGATCAGGATGTCGCGGTTGTAGACATGGCTCAGCTCGTGGCCCAGGACGCCGCGCAGCTCGCGCTCGTCGAGGATCTGGAGGATCCCCTCCGTGCAGCACACGGCGGCGTTGCGGGGGTTGCGGCCGGTGGCGAAGGCGTTGGGCGCCTGGGTCGGTGAGATGTACAGCCGGGGCATGGGCTGGCGGGAGGCGGTGGAGAGCTCGCGGACGATGCGGTAGAGCTGGGGGGCCTCGAATTCGCTGACGGGCCGGGCCCGCATCGCGCGCAGGGCCAGCTTGTCGCTGTTCCAGTACGCGTACGCGTTGGTCCCGACGGCCACGACCAGCGCGACGATCAGCCCCGTACGGCCGAAGAAGCTGCCGATGACGATGATGAGCGCGGAGAGGCCCCCGAGGAGTACGGCGGTTCTCAACCCGTTGTGCCGGCGGTGCACGGTACGCCCTCCAGATCGTGCGGCAGGGGAACCCTCTACGGAGTGCTGCTCCACTCTTCAGTGGACGCTTCCGTACTGGTCAACGCCAGGCGGAGGGTTCGGGTTCCCTGCCGCCCCGGCCCGGGGCGTACGCCGTCCGGGTGGCGGACGTCCCGGCGGGGACGGCCCTGCGGGACCCAGGGGGCCGCCGGAGGCCTCTGAGGGGGCACCTCCTGGCGGGCCGGGTGCCTCAGGGGCCGTCGTACGGGCTCAGAACAGGTTCACGTCGGCGAAGCGCAGGACGAGCTGGGGGGCTCCCGACAGGGCGACGCCGATCGCGGCGGTCAGGGCGATCGCCACGGCGAGGGGGACGGGGGTGGCGTGCGCGGTCAGTTCCGCGTTCCCGGCCGGCCGTACGGCCGCGCCGGACGGTGCCTCCTCGCCCTCCGGGGCGCGGAAGAGGAGTGCCGTCCACTGAAGGTAGTAGTAGAGGGCGATCACGACGTTCACGGCCATGAAGACGGCCAGCCAGCCGAGACCCGCGTCGACGGCCGCGGAGAAGACCGTGACCTTGGCGAACAGGCCGATGATGCCGGGCGGCAGCCCTGCCAGGCAGAGCAGGAAGAACGCCAGGGCGACGGCGGCGGCCGGGCGGCGCGCGTACAGGCCCCGGTAGTCGGCGATCCGGTTCTCCGGTTCCGTACGGGCCACCAGGGCGACGACCGCGAAGGCGCCGAGGTTCACGACGGCGTACATGAGGGCGTATGCGACGGTGGAGCCGATCCGGTCCCCGTCGGCGTACGCGGAGGACGCGATCGGCACCAGCAGGTAGCCGGCCTGGGCCACCGAGGACCAGGCGAGGAGCCGTACGGCGCTCCACGCGCGTGTGGCGGACTGCCGGAGGGCGGCGACGTTCCCGACGGTCATCGTCAGGGCGGCGAGGAAGGCGAGGACCGGGCCCCACACGTCCGCGTACGACGGGAACGCGACGACCGTGACCAGGATCAGCCCGGTGAAGCCGACGGCCTTGCCGACCACCGAGAGATAGGCGGCGATGGGCAGCGGGGCACCCACGTAGGTGTCCGGGACCCAGAAGTGGAACGGGGCGGCGGCGGTCTTGAAGGCGAAGCCGACCAGGGTGAGGGCGACACCGGCCCGGGCGAGGGTGGCCAACTGTCCTGGGACGTCGTCCAGCGCGCCGGCGATCTCCGTGAGGTGCAGGGTGCCGGTCGTGGCGTACACGAAACTGACGCCCAGCAGCATCACGGCCGTCGCGGTGACCGACGAGAGGAAGAACTTCAGCGCGGCCTCGGAGGAGAGCCGGTCGCCTCGCTTGAGCCCGACCAGGGCGAAGGCGGGCAGCGAGGCCACTTCGAGGGCGACGACGAGGGTCGCGAGGTCGCGGGACGCGGGCAGCAGGGCGGCGCCGGCCGCCGAGGAGAGCAGCAGGAACCAGAACTCCCCCGCCGGGAGGTCCTTGGTCCCGGTCAGGGAGAGCAGGGCGGTGAGCAGGGCCCCGCCGAGCACCAACAGCTGGATGACCAGCGTGAAGTGGTCGGCGGTGTAGCTGCACGCGCCGGCCCCGCCTGGTTCGCCGGAGAGGCAGAACGTCGAGCGGTCGTCGTTCCACAGCGGCAGCAGGAGGGCCATCGCGGCGGCGAGGCCGGCGATCGCGACGCCGCCGAGGAGCTGTTTGCGGTGCTCGGGGACGAAGAGGTCGGCCACCAGGATGACCAGGGCGACCACGGCGGTGAGGGTGGGGGGCGCGATCGCGAACCAGTCGACGGACTGGACGAGGCTGGCGGCGCCGTCGGCGGCCACGGTCACGACATGCCTCCTGCGAGGAGCTTCTGCACGGCCGGGTCGGTGAGGCCGAGGAGGACCGCGGGCCAGAGGCCGGCGAGGACGGTGAGGGCGACGAGCGGGGTCCAGGCGACGAGTTCGTACGTCCGTACGTCGGCGAAGCCCGGGGCGGCGGGGGTTCCCCGGGCGCCGGTGTCCGGGGCGGCCGGGGTGTCCGTGATGTCCGGGGCCGCCGGAGTGTCCGGGGCGCCTGCCGTGCCGGCCTGGTGCGGGGCCTGCACGCCCATGCACACCCTCCGTACGACGATCAGAAGATATGCGGCGGTGAGGAGCGTGCCGAGGCCCGCGACGGCCATGAAGGTGAGGAAGGCGGGCCGGCTCAGGCCGGCGGCGGGGTCGAAGGCGCCGAACATCGTGAGCATCTCGCCCCAGAACCCGGCGAGGCCCGGCAGGCCGAGGGAGGCGACGGCCGCGAAGGCGAGCAGGCCCCCGAGGCGGGGCGCGCGGCCGTAGAGCGCGGCGCCCGTCGCACCGGCGAGGGTGTCCAGGTCGGCGGTGCCGTACCGGTCCTTGAGGGCGCCGACCAGGAAGAACAGCAGGCCGGTGATGAGGCCGTGGGCGATGTTGGCGAAGAGCGCGCCGTTCACGCCGGTGGGGGTCATCGTGGCGATGCCGAGCAGCACGAAGCCCATGTGGCCGACGGACGAGTACGCGATCAGGCGCTTGAGGTCGCCGCCCGCGCCCTGCCGGGCGAGGGCGAGGCAGGCCAGGGACCCGTAGATGATGCCGACGACGGCGAGGGCCGCGAGGTAGGGCGCGAAGGTCCGCATCCCGTCGGGGGCGATGGGCAGGACGATCCGGACGAACCCGTACGTACCCATCTTGAGCAGGACCCCGGCGAGCAGGACGGACCCGACGGTCGGCGCGGCGGTGTGGGCGTCGGGCAGCCAGCTGTGCAGCGGCCACATCGGGGTCTTCACCGCGAGGCCGACGCCGATCGCCAGAACCGCGATGACCTGCGTGGATGTGCTGAGCCCGCGGCCGTTGTCAGTGGCGAGTGCCACCATGTCGAATGTGCCCGCCCTCAGCCCGATGAGAAGCAGGCCGAGCAGCATGACCACGGAACCGAGCAGGGTGTAGAGGATGAATTTCCAGGCCGCCGCCTGCCGGCCGCCCGGGACGCCTTCCGAGCCGCCCCAGCGGGCGATCAGGAAGTACATCGGGATGAGCACCATCTCGAAGGCCAGGAAGAAGAGCAGCAGGTCGAGGACGGCGAAGGTGGCGAGGGTGCCGGATTCGAGGAGGAGCAGCAGGGCGACGAACGCCTTGGGCGAGGGGCCCGAGGGCATCTTGAAGTAGCTGTAGAGCGCGCAGAGGAAGGTCAGCAGCGCGGTCAGGACCAGAAGGGGGAGCGAAATGCCGTCGATGCCGAGGTGGATGCGGATGTCCAGCGCCGCGATCCAGCTGATGTCCGTGGTGGCCTGCATCCTCGACGCGTGGTCGCGGTCGAAGCCGAGGGCCAGGACGATCGCGGCGATGAGGATCGCGCCGGTGACGGTGACGCCGTGGCGGAGCACTGCCTGGTCGGGGCCGCTGCCCTTGAGTCCGGGCGGCGCGGGGAGGAACACGGCGGCGGCGCCGATGAGCGGTCCGGCGACGATCAACGCCAGAAGGGCCTGCATCACGGATTCACTGATATCGATCACGGCTCACGCTCCGGCGGCGACGAGTACGGCGGCGATCGCCAGGACGACGGAGCCGGCCAGCAGGGCGCTCAGGTAGGTCTGCACGTTGCCCGTCTGGGCGCGGCGGACGGCGGCGCCGAGCCAGCGGGTGCCGGTGCCCGCGCCGCGTACGTACGTGTCGACGACCTCACGGTCGAGGAAGCGGACGAGCTGGGCCGCGGCGAGGACGGGGCGCACGAACAGGCGGTCGTAGAGCGCGTCCAGGTGGAATCCGGCCGCCGCGTGGGGGTGGAGGCGGCCCAGCAGCAGACGGCCCGGGTCGGCCGGGTCGTGGGCCGCGCCGATGTCCCCGTAGGCGGCGAGGTGCGTCTCGATGGCTTCGATCTCCGATTGGGCCGGTTCCGCGTCGGGGTGCGCGGCGACGGCGCCGAGGGGGGTACGGCCGGTCAGGGCCGAGGTGTGGCGCCAGGCTCCGTAGAGGGTGAGGCCGCCGACGAGCGCGATGCCTGTGCCCAGGACGGAGGTGGTGAGGTTCGGCGCCAGGCTGTCGCCGTCGAACCAGTCGGCGAGGTAGCCGACGGTCAGACCGAGTGCGAGGGAGGGGATGGCGAGGACCCAGAGGACGGCGTTCATGGCGACGGGCTGCTTGCCGTGGTCGGGGGCCTGGGCGCCGTGGCCGCGGAAGGCGAGCAGCCACAGGCGGGTGGCGTACGCGGCGGTGAGGAGCGCGGTCACCAGGCCGGCGACGAGCACGACCCAGCCGGCGGCGCCGGGCGCGGTGTGGGCGGTGCCGAGGGCGGTGTGCTCGGCGACGACGAGGACGGACTCCTTGGAGAAGAAGCCGGCGAAGGGAGGGATCGCGGCGAGGGCGAGCAGGGCGACCGTCATCGTCCAGAAGGCGTCGGGGATGCGCTTGGCGAGGCCGCCCATGCGCGACATGGCGGCGAGCGAGTTGGTGCCGGCGGCGTGGATGATCACGCCGGCGCCGAGGAAGAGGAGGGCCTTGAACGCGCCGTGGGAGATCAGGTGGAAGACGGCCGCGCTGCGGTCGCCGAGGGCCAGGGCGCCTGACATGTAGCCGAGTTGGCCGATGGTCGAGTAGGCGAGGACCCGTTTGATGTCGTCCTGGGCGAGGGCGGCGAGGGCCGAGCCGACCATGGTGATCGCGGCCATCACGGCGAGGACGACCAGGGCGGCCTTCGAGGCGGTGAACACGGGAAGGAGGCGGGCCACGAAGTAGATGCCGGCGGCGACCATCGTCGCGGCGTGGATCAGCGCGGAGACGGGGGTGGGGCCCGCCATCGCGTCGGGGAGCCACGTGTGGAGGGGGAACTGCGCGGACTTGCCCGCGACGCCGGCGAGCAGCAGCAGGGCGATCAGGGTGGGGTGGTCGAGGCCGTCCTCCGAGACCGCGTTCAGGATGCCGGTGATCCGGAACGTGCCGGTGTCGGCGGCGAGGGCGAACAGGCCGATCAGGAAGGGGACATCGCCGAGCTTGGTGATCAGGAAGGCCTTGAGGGAGGCGGCGCGCGCCTCGGGGGTCTCCCAGTAGTGGCCGACGACGAAGTACGAGCAGATGCCCATGATCTCCCAGCCGACCAGGAGCACCATCAGGTCGCCGGAGTAGACGACGAGCAGCATCGCGGAGGTGAAGAGGGAGACGAGGGCGGCGTACGACGGGTAGCGGGCGTCGTCGCGCAGATAGGCCGTCGAGTAGATCTGCACGCAGGTGGCGACGGTGCCGACGAGGACGGCGACCAGCGCGGCGAAGCCGTCGATGTGCAGGGCGAGGTCGATGGGGACCGAGCCCGTGGGGGTGAGCCGGGTCGCCGCGTCCAGCGGCGCTGTGCCGTTGCCCGCGCCGCCGCCCTGGCGTACGGCGACCGTGATCGCGAGCGCGGTGGCCGTCAGGGTGGGCAGGACGGCCAGGGGGCGGACGAATCCCGGTGCGACGCGGCCCAGGAGCAGTCCGGCGGCGGCGCCGAGGAACGGCAGGAGGGGGACGAGAACGGCGAGGGTGGTGGTGGTCACGCGGTGGCCTCAGTCTTGGTGCCGTCGGGGGCCTCGGCGGTGTCGCGGAGCCGGTCGACGTCCGAGGTGCCGCGGTTGCGGTACACCATCAGGACGATCGCCAGGCCGATGCCGATCTCGGCGGCGGCGACGGCGATGACGAACAGGGTCAGGGCCTGGCCGGAGTGCAGGGTGTCCCGGAGCCAGACGTCGAAGGCGACCAGGTTGAGGTTGACGGCGTTGAGCATCAGCTCGACGGACATCAGGACGAGGATCGCGTTGCGGCGGGCGAGGACGCCGTAGATCCCGGTGCAGAACAGGAGGGCCGCGAGGACGGCGGGATAGGCGAGATGCATCAGCGCTTCTCCTTGCCGGGGCCGGGGCGGGGACCGGCTGCCGTGCCGGTGCTGTCGGGGCCGGTCGGGGTGTCGCTCTTCTTGCGGGAGAGGACGATCGCGCCGACCAGTGCCGCCAGCAGCAGGACCGACAGGGCCTCGAAGGGCAGCACCCAGTGGCGGAAGAGGAACTGTCCCGACACCTTCGTGGAGCCCCGCGCCGGTCCGTCCAGGTCGACCCACGTCGTACGGAACGCGTCGACGACGACCCAGACCAGCGCGGCGGCCGCGGCGACGGCGACCGCGAGGGCGACCTTGCGGTTCTCCGAGTCGGCGTCCGGTGAGTGGCCGATGGGCGCCTTGGTCAGCATCAGTCCGAAGAGAAGGAGGACCACGACGGAACCGACATAGATGAGGACCTGCACCCAGGCGATGAACTCCGCCGTCAGCAGCAGGTATTCGACGGCGAGGCCGCCGAGGGTCACGACGAGCCAGAGGGCGGCGTGCACCAGCTGTCTGGTCGTGACAGTGACGAGGGCCGCGCCGAAGGTGACCAGGCCGACCAGGACAAACGCGATCTCGACGCCGCTCGGGGACAGGAAGCCGTGGCCGGCCGCGGCGGCGGTTGCTGCGAGGGTCACTCGCCGGCCTCCTGACCGGGCTGCCCCGGCTCGTCCGCCGCCGGTGCCGGTGCTGCTGACGCCGCTGCCGCTGCCGCTGCCGCGAGTTTGCCGGCCGTCTTGTGGGCCGCGGTGAGTTCCTTGGGCTCCTCGGCGCCGGGGTCGAGGGCGGGCGGCGCCGGCACCGTCCACATCCAGTCGCGGAGCTTGTCCCGCTCGTGGGTCAGGTCGCGGATGTCTGTCTCCGCGTACTCGAACTCCGGTGACCAGAACAGCGCGTCGAAAGGACAGACCTCGATGCAGATACCGCAGTACATGCAGAGCGAGAAGTCGATGGCGAACCGGTCGAGGACGTTGCGGCTGCGCTCCCGGCCCCCGGGGGCGGCGGCCGGGACGGTCTCCTTGTGGGAGTCGATGTAGATGCACCAGTCGGGGCACTCACGGGCGCAGAGCATGCAGACCGTGCAGTTCTCCTCGAACAGGCCGATCACCCCCCGGGAGCGGGGCGGCAGTTCGGGCTGGGCGTCCGGGTACGGGGCGGTGACGGTCTTCCGCGTCATCGTCCGCAGGGTGACGGCCAGCCCCTTGGCCAGGCCGGAGCCGGGGATCGGGGACATCAGTTGATCGCCACCTTCACGATGCCGGTGAGCGCGATCTGCGCGAGAGCGAGAGGGATGAGCACGGTCCAGGCGAGTTTCTGCAACTGGTCCTCGCGCAGGCGGGGATAGCTCACCCGCAGCCAGATGACGACAAAGGCGAGCACGGCGGTCTTGAGCAGGGTCCAGACCCAGCCGAACCCGTCGCCCCCGAGGGGGCCGTGCCAGCCGCCGAGGAACAGGACGGTGGTCAGACCGCACAGGACGACGATGCCCGCGTACTCCGCGAGCAGGAAGAGCGCGAAGCGCAGCCCGGTGTACTCGGTGTACGCGCCGAAGATGATCTCGGAGTCGGCGACGGGCATGTCGAAGGGCGGGCGTTGGAGTTCGGCGAGGCCCGCGACGAAGAAGACCAGGGCGCCGACGATCTGCCACGGCACCCACCACCATTCGAACGCGTGGAGGATGCCGGGCAGCGAGACCGTGCCGGCCGCCATGGCCACGGAGGCGGCGGCGAGGAGCATCGGCAGTTCGTACGCGAGCAGTTGGGCGGCGGTGCGCAGGCCGCCGAGGAGGGAGAACTTGTTGGCGGACGCCCAGCCCGCCATGAGCGAGCCGAGCACGCCGACCCCCATCACGGCGAGCACGAAGAAGATGCCCGCGTCGACGACCTGGCCGACCGCGCCCTCGCTCGGGCCGACCGGGATGACGACGAGGACGAGGAGGTACGGGAGGAGGGCGACGGCGGGGGCCAGTTGGAAGACACGGCGGTCGGCGGCGGCCGGGACGATGTCTTCCTTCTGGGCGAACTTCACGCCGTCCGCGACGAGTTGGGCCCAGCCGTGGAAGCCACCCGCGTACATGGGGCCGAGGCGGCCCTGCATGTGGGCCATCACCTTGTGCTCGGCCTGCCCCACGACGAGCGGGAGGACGAGGAACACGGCGAAGACGACGATCAGCCGGAGGGCGACGTCGAGCACGTCGTTCACGCGTCTCCTCCGGGCCGGTCGGTGTCGGTGTCGGTGTCGGGGGCGGGAGCCGGCCGGCCGGTGCCGGGGCGGTCGGTGTCCTGCGCGGGACGCTCCGGCTCCGGCGCGGGACGCTCGGTGTCCGGCGCGGGGCGCTCGGTGTCCCGCGCGGGCCGCTCGGTGTCCGGGGCGCGCCAAGGGGCGTCGGGCGTAGGGGGTGTGGCGGGCGTGGGGGCCTGGGTGGTCGAGCCCTCCGTGACGCTGCGGGTGCGGCGCGGCGGGCGGTCGGCCGGGGTGGCTCCCGCGCGGGCGCCCCGGGCCGGGCGGGCCGGGGCGGCGGGGAGTTGGCCCTTGAGCGGGCCCCACTCGTTCGGGTCGGGCACGCCCGGCGGCAGCATCTGGCGGCGCTTGGGGCCGCCGTGCTCGGACTCGCCCGGTTCCTTCGCGCCCGGCCACGCCTTCGCGACCCGGGCCGCGAGGACGAAGTCCTTGCGCAGCGGGTGGCCCTCGAACGTCTCGGGGAGCAGGAGGGGGACGAGGTTCGGGTGGTCGGTGAAGGAGATGCCGAACATCTCGTGGGTCTCGCGTTCGTGCCAGCCCGCGCCCGCGTAGACGCCGAGGGCGGTGGGCAGGGCGGGTGCCTCGTGCGGGACGGTCGTACGGACGAGGAGCGCGCGGACCGTACCGGCGCCGAGGGCGGCGACGTGGGCGCAGACGCGGAAGCCGGTGCCCGGTTCGTCGACGGCGCTCAGCCAGTCGAAGTAGGTGCAGCCCAGGGTGGTCCGCGCCGTTTCGAGCGCGGTCAGCCAGGACGCGGCGGGCACGTCGACGGTCAGGAGGCCGTACGCCCGCTCCGCCGTGGCCTCCTCGCCGAAGATCTCGGCGACGGCGTCCGGCAGCCGGTCGTACGCGCTCACGAAACGCCCTCCCCCGGGGGCGGCGGCGGAGGCACCAGACCGCTGCGGAGCGCGGCCGGCGAGGGGCGGCCCGCCGAGGCGTAGCGGTCGCCGAGCGACTCGCGGGAGATCTTCTCCTGGAGCTTGAGGATGCCCTGGAGCAGCGCCTCGGGGCGCGGCGGGCAGCCCGGTACGTAGACGTCGACGGGGATGATTTGGTCGACGCCCTTCGTCACGGAGTACGAATCCCAGTACGGGCCGCCGCAGTTGGAGCAGGCGCCGAAGGAGATCACGTACTTGGGCTCGGGCATCTGCTCGTACAGCCGCTTGACGGCCGGCGCCATCTTGTCGGTGACCGTGCCGGAGACGACCATCAGGTCGGCCTGGCGTGGTCCCGGCGCGAAGGGGATCACGCCGAGCCGGATGAAGTCGTGGCGGGCCATGGACGCGGCGATGAACTCGATGGCGCAGCAGGCGAGTCCGAAGTTGAAGACCCAGAGGCTGTAGCGGCGGCCCCAGTTGAGGACGACCTTCATGGGCTCGGGCGCCAGCCGGGAAAGCACACCGAGGCGCTGGGGAGCCGCCACCGGCACCGGGGCCGGCGGCGTTCGGGGGGTCACGTCCATTCGAGGACGCCCTTCTTCCA includes:
- a CDS encoding NADH-quinone oxidoreductase subunit J family protein, which produces MTLAATAAAAGHGFLSPSGVEIAFVLVGLVTFGAALVTVTTRQLVHAALWLVVTLGGLAVEYLLLTAEFIAWVQVLIYVGSVVVLLLFGLMLTKAPIGHSPDADSENRKVALAVAVAAAAALVWVVVDAFRTTWVDLDGPARGSTKVSGQFLFRHWVLPFEALSVLLLAALVGAIVLSRKKSDTPTGPDSTGTAAGPRPGPGKEKR
- a CDS encoding NADH-quinone oxidoreductase subunit 5 family protein; translated protein: MTTTTLAVLVPLLPFLGAAAGLLLGRVAPGFVRPLAVLPTLTATALAITVAVRQGGGAGNGTAPLDAATRLTPTGSVPIDLALHIDGFAALVAVLVGTVATCVQIYSTAYLRDDARYPSYAALVSLFTSAMLLVVYSGDLMVLLVGWEIMGICSYFVVGHYWETPEARAASLKAFLITKLGDVPFLIGLFALAADTGTFRITGILNAVSEDGLDHPTLIALLLLAGVAGKSAQFPLHTWLPDAMAGPTPVSALIHAATMVAAGIYFVARLLPVFTASKAALVVLAVMAAITMVGSALAALAQDDIKRVLAYSTIGQLGYMSGALALGDRSAAVFHLISHGAFKALLFLGAGVIIHAAGTNSLAAMSRMGGLAKRIPDAFWTMTVALLALAAIPPFAGFFSKESVLVVAEHTALGTAHTAPGAAGWVVLVAGLVTALLTAAYATRLWLLAFRGHGAQAPDHGKQPVAMNAVLWVLAIPSLALGLTVGYLADWFDGDSLAPNLTTSVLGTGIALVGGLTLYGAWRHTSALTGRTPLGAVAAHPDAEPAQSEIEAIETHLAAYGDIGAAHDPADPGRLLLGRLHPHAAAGFHLDALYDRLFVRPVLAAAQLVRFLDREVVDTYVRGAGTGTRWLGAAVRRAQTGNVQTYLSALLAGSVVLAIAAVLVAAGA
- the nuoK gene encoding NADH-quinone oxidoreductase subunit NuoK is translated as MHLAYPAVLAALLFCTGIYGVLARRNAILVLMSVELMLNAVNLNLVAFDVWLRDTLHSGQALTLFVIAVAAAEIGIGLAIVLMVYRNRGTSDVDRLRDTAEAPDGTKTEATA
- a CDS encoding NuoI/complex I 23 kDa subunit family protein gives rise to the protein MSPIPGSGLAKGLAVTLRTMTRKTVTAPYPDAQPELPPRSRGVIGLFEENCTVCMLCARECPDWCIYIDSHKETVPAAAPGGRERSRNVLDRFAIDFSLCMYCGICIEVCPFDALFWSPEFEYAETDIRDLTHERDKLRDWMWTVPAPPALDPGAEEPKELTAAHKTAGKLAAAAAAAASAAPAPAADEPGQPGQEAGE
- a CDS encoding NADH-quinone oxidoreductase subunit M — protein: MQALLALIVAGPLIGAAAVFLPAPPGLKGSGPDQAVLRHGVTVTGAILIAAIVLALGFDRDHASRMQATTDISWIAALDIRIHLGIDGISLPLLVLTALLTFLCALYSYFKMPSGPSPKAFVALLLLLESGTLATFAVLDLLLFFLAFEMVLIPMYFLIARWGGSEGVPGGRQAAAWKFILYTLLGSVVMLLGLLLIGLRAGTFDMVALATDNGRGLSTSTQVIAVLAIGVGLAVKTPMWPLHSWLPDAHTAAPTVGSVLLAGVLLKMGTYGFVRIVLPIAPDGMRTFAPYLAALAVVGIIYGSLACLALARQGAGGDLKRLIAYSSVGHMGFVLLGIATMTPTGVNGALFANIAHGLITGLLFFLVGALKDRYGTADLDTLAGATGAALYGRAPRLGGLLAFAAVASLGLPGLAGFWGEMLTMFGAFDPAAGLSRPAFLTFMAVAGLGTLLTAAYLLIVVRRVCMGVQAPHQAGTAGAPDTPAAPDITDTPAAPDTGARGTPAAPGFADVRTYELVAWTPLVALTVLAGLWPAVLLGLTDPAVQKLLAGGMS